From a single Alkalihalophilus pseudofirmus genomic region:
- the panD gene encoding aspartate 1-decarboxylase, with amino-acid sequence MYRTMMKAKIHRARVTESNLNYVGSITIDEDIMDAVDILENEKVQIVNNNNGARFETYVIKGPRGSKVICLNGAAARLVQKDDVVIILSYVMVEESKAATHTPRVAIMDETNQIVEMLGTEPASTVM; translated from the coding sequence ATGTACCGTACGATGATGAAAGCAAAAATTCACCGAGCTCGTGTGACAGAATCTAATTTGAATTATGTAGGAAGCATTACCATTGATGAGGACATTATGGATGCTGTGGATATTCTTGAAAATGAAAAAGTACAAATTGTTAATAATAATAATGGAGCCAGATTTGAAACTTATGTCATTAAAGGCCCTCGCGGCAGTAAAGTCATTTGCCTGAACGGTGCCGCGGCTAGACTCGTTCAAAAAGATGATGTCGTTATTATTTTATCTTATGTGATGGTGGAAGAATCAAAAGCTGCCACACATACGCCAAGAGTGGCGATAATGGATGAGACTAATCAAATTGTTGAAATGTTAGGGACAGAACCAGCTTCTACCGTTATGTAG
- a CDS encoding CCA tRNA nucleotidyltransferase, translated as MKTVEVERHNQKMIDGAEPVLSQLHERGFLAYIVGGAVRDLLCKRPITDIDIVTEATPEEISTVFSKTFSMNNQHQTVIVRHSGCLFEVTTQRGKSIEEDLLMRDFTINSIALDKKGQLFDPLDGQSDIKNQVIRSHNPAARMSEDPLRMLRAYRFSSDLGFKVAENLGEIIRYQAETLSRVAMERISKEFYKLVSGPFKHTALKELASSGLYKHCGLPQLDKKAISFLRELPVLMNEKEEVVWTFICLSMGLTSEGHLKGFLFSNQLTKDVRNRLAAFSYRNNHSWEALSLYRASIEVALDVERVRELTNESYIAKEEILTIWEQLPIKSKNDLAVTGTDLLRHFKREAGPWLGEALLWVEEQVATGDLPNEKDTLLQAIVTSNTGEG; from the coding sequence ATGAAGACAGTTGAAGTAGAACGCCATAATCAGAAAATGATTGATGGGGCGGAGCCTGTCCTCTCTCAATTACACGAGCGGGGGTTTCTGGCTTATATAGTTGGAGGAGCCGTTCGTGATTTGTTATGCAAAAGGCCGATAACGGATATTGATATTGTCACTGAAGCTACTCCAGAAGAGATAAGTACGGTATTTTCCAAAACATTTTCAATGAACAATCAGCACCAAACCGTGATTGTTCGTCACTCAGGCTGCTTGTTTGAAGTGACTACCCAAAGAGGGAAAAGCATAGAAGAGGATCTCTTGATGAGGGATTTTACAATCAATAGCATAGCACTTGATAAGAAAGGGCAGTTATTCGATCCATTAGATGGACAATCTGATATTAAAAATCAGGTTATTCGCTCACATAATCCTGCAGCAAGAATGTCTGAGGATCCTCTTCGGATGCTAAGAGCCTATCGTTTTTCAAGTGATTTAGGGTTTAAGGTTGCAGAGAACCTTGGTGAGATCATTAGGTATCAAGCAGAAACGTTAAGCCGAGTAGCAATGGAGCGGATTTCTAAGGAATTTTATAAGCTCGTTTCTGGTCCATTTAAACATACAGCACTTAAAGAACTTGCATCATCAGGACTCTACAAACATTGCGGTCTTCCTCAATTAGATAAAAAAGCGATCAGTTTTTTAAGAGAACTTCCTGTTTTAATGAATGAAAAAGAAGAAGTAGTCTGGACCTTCATTTGCTTGAGCATGGGTCTAACGAGCGAAGGTCATTTGAAGGGGTTCTTATTTTCCAATCAATTAACAAAAGATGTACGAAACCGTCTGGCTGCTTTTTCTTATAGAAACAATCATTCATGGGAAGCTCTTTCCCTGTATCGTGCGTCGATTGAAGTTGCATTAGATGTGGAGCGTGTGAGGGAGCTTACCAATGAATCTTATATAGCTAAAGAGGAGATTTTAACTATTTGGGAGCAGCTTCCTATTAAATCGAAAAATGATTTAGCGGTTACAGGTACTGATCTGCTTCGACATTTTAAGCGTGAAGCAGGTCCATGGCTAGGCGAAGCTCTTTTGTGGGTAGAAGAACAGGTCGCAACAGGAGACCTTCCTAACGAAAAAGATACGTTGTTACAAGCAATTGTAACAAGTAATACAGGAGAGGGGTGA
- a CDS encoding biotin--[acetyl-CoA-carboxylase] ligase — MKEQLLKIFQDHQGEYISGEKISQELGCSRTAVWKHIEELRKNGYQLDSAPRKGYRMVMRANGIHTHEIKQYLTTKFLGRELTYFDATESTQQIAHKLAQDGAGEGHVVVANEQTKGKGRLGRVWHSRSNTSISMSMILRPPLPPQKTPQLTLLAAVAVVQAIKKNTGLQCEIKWPNDILLKGKKLVGILTEMQADPDLVHSVIIGIGLNVNQTSEDFGEDIAHLATSLYLEKDGASGEPVDRARLIADILLEFEELYEEYLENGFQSIRPLWESYSISVGTYIYARMIKDVIYGYAKGITDDGVLLVEDESGKTHHIYSADIEIDPSK; from the coding sequence ATGAAAGAACAATTATTAAAAATATTTCAAGATCACCAAGGTGAATATATTTCGGGCGAGAAAATTAGTCAAGAGCTTGGTTGTTCACGTACAGCTGTTTGGAAGCATATCGAAGAACTTAGAAAAAATGGCTATCAGCTTGATTCGGCACCACGAAAAGGGTACCGGATGGTGATGAGGGCAAATGGCATTCATACTCATGAAATTAAGCAGTATTTAACGACCAAGTTTTTAGGCCGTGAGCTCACCTATTTTGATGCAACAGAGTCAACTCAGCAAATTGCACATAAATTGGCTCAAGACGGGGCCGGAGAAGGACATGTTGTTGTAGCGAATGAGCAGACAAAAGGAAAAGGTCGGTTAGGAAGGGTTTGGCATTCAAGAAGTAACACAAGCATTTCAATGAGTATGATCTTAAGGCCGCCCCTTCCGCCTCAAAAAACGCCGCAGTTAACATTGCTTGCCGCTGTCGCAGTTGTACAGGCAATCAAGAAAAATACAGGTCTGCAATGCGAAATCAAATGGCCGAATGATATTTTATTAAAGGGGAAAAAACTTGTAGGAATATTAACAGAAATGCAAGCTGATCCTGATCTTGTTCATTCAGTTATTATCGGCATTGGTCTTAATGTCAACCAAACTTCAGAAGATTTCGGGGAGGACATTGCTCATCTTGCCACTTCATTATACCTTGAAAAAGACGGTGCATCCGGTGAGCCTGTTGATCGAGCTCGTTTGATTGCAGATATCCTCTTGGAATTTGAAGAACTGTACGAAGAATATTTAGAAAATGGATTTCAATCGATTCGTCCGTTATGGGAATCTTATTCCATTAGTGTAGGCACATATATTTATGCCAGGATGATAAAAGACGTTATTTACGGCTATGCAAAAGGCATTACAGATGACGGTGTACTGCTTGTGGAGGATGAATCCGGCAAAACTCATCATATCTATTCAGCTGATATTGAAATTGATCCCTCTAAGTAA
- the bshB1 gene encoding bacillithiol biosynthesis deacetylase BshB1, with protein MSKLDLLAFGAHPDDVEIGMAGTIALYAKQGFKIGICNLTRAELSSNGTPAIRQEEAERAAAILGVSERYQLDLPDRGLSFYTSDQLREVVSLIRRTKPRLVFAPYPIDRHPDHGMAKTLIQEALFNSGIRNYKCAEGHLAHKVEEFHLYMINAYVKPDFIIDVSSVIKEKQEALSAYRSQFEKGTDSVDTPLTNGYITRVAAREQLYGSEAGVEYAEGFKTTKPLLVKQLLDG; from the coding sequence ATGAGTAAGTTAGATCTATTAGCATTCGGAGCGCATCCTGATGACGTTGAAATCGGGATGGCCGGCACCATCGCTCTATATGCAAAACAAGGCTTTAAAATCGGGATCTGCAATTTGACAAGAGCGGAACTATCATCAAATGGCACTCCCGCCATTAGGCAAGAGGAAGCAGAGAGAGCGGCAGCTATTCTTGGTGTTTCAGAACGGTATCAGCTTGATTTGCCAGATAGAGGGCTTTCTTTTTATACGAGCGATCAGCTTAGGGAAGTGGTATCTCTCATAAGAAGAACAAAACCAAGGCTTGTCTTTGCACCTTATCCTATCGATCGGCACCCTGATCACGGCATGGCGAAAACGCTGATTCAAGAAGCGTTATTTAACAGCGGAATCAGAAACTATAAGTGTGCAGAAGGTCACCTGGCTCATAAAGTAGAAGAGTTTCACCTCTATATGATTAATGCGTACGTGAAACCGGATTTTATCATTGATGTATCTTCTGTCATAAAAGAAAAGCAAGAAGCGTTATCAGCTTATAGAAGTCAGTTTGAAAAAGGAACTGATTCAGTAGATACTCCTTTAACAAATGGATACATAACAAGAGTAGCTGCACGTGAACAGTTATATGGCAGTGAAGCCGGTGTGGAGTATGCAGAAGGCTTTAAAACAACGAAACCTCTGCTTGTCAAACAATTACTTGACGGATAA
- the bshA gene encoding N-acetyl-alpha-D-glucosaminyl L-malate synthase BshA, with the protein MKLKIGISCYPTVGGSGVIATELGKLLAERGHEVHFITSSVPFRLDRVYPNIYYHEVEVNQYSVFQYPPYDLTLASKMAEVAKRQKLDLIHVHYAVPHAICAILARQMSDHDFKIVTTLHGTDITVLGYDPSLRELIRFGIEQSDRVTAVSNDLAKQTHELVHTSKPIDTVYNFIDERVYRKSDVSGLRSHYGITDEEKVLIHISNFRGVKRVCDVVRSFSLIQKEVPSKLMLIGNGPELTVARELVRDLDLEDRVLFLGNQKHIAELLSMSDLKLLLSEKESFGLVALEAMACGVPVIGTNIGGIPEVITDGENGYLCEVGNVECVAQAAIHLLKDDKLHARLARGAEETVRTTFHSHGIVEQYEAIYREVLEQDIDEDS; encoded by the coding sequence ATGAAACTAAAAATAGGAATCAGCTGTTACCCTACCGTAGGGGGGTCAGGCGTCATTGCGACTGAGCTTGGCAAGTTGCTTGCCGAAAGAGGACATGAAGTTCATTTTATTACGTCTAGTGTTCCTTTTCGCTTAGATCGAGTGTATCCGAATATTTACTATCATGAAGTCGAAGTGAACCAGTATTCTGTTTTTCAATACCCTCCTTACGACCTCACTCTAGCAAGTAAGATGGCTGAAGTAGCTAAACGACAAAAACTTGATTTGATTCATGTTCATTATGCGGTTCCCCACGCGATCTGCGCGATTTTAGCAAGACAAATGAGCGATCATGATTTTAAGATTGTGACGACACTTCATGGAACGGATATAACCGTCTTAGGGTACGATCCATCTTTGCGTGAATTGATTCGTTTTGGGATTGAACAATCAGATCGAGTAACAGCGGTATCAAATGATTTAGCCAAACAAACACATGAATTAGTCCATACGTCTAAACCGATTGACACCGTTTATAATTTTATTGATGAAAGAGTATACAGAAAGTCAGATGTCAGCGGGCTTCGTTCTCATTACGGAATAACGGATGAGGAGAAAGTATTAATCCACATTTCTAATTTTCGCGGAGTGAAGCGCGTTTGTGATGTGGTGAGAAGCTTTTCTCTGATTCAAAAAGAAGTACCTTCAAAGCTCATGCTGATCGGAAATGGTCCCGAACTAACGGTTGCGCGTGAACTTGTTAGAGATCTTGATTTAGAAGATCGTGTGTTGTTTTTAGGGAACCAAAAGCATATCGCCGAATTATTATCGATGAGTGATCTTAAATTATTACTAAGTGAAAAAGAAAGCTTCGGATTAGTCGCACTTGAAGCAATGGCCTGCGGGGTACCTGTCATCGGTACAAACATTGGCGGTATTCCTGAAGTTATCACAGACGGGGAGAACGGCTATCTATGTGAAGTTGGAAATGTTGAGTGCGTAGCGCAGGCAGCCATTCATCTATTAAAAGATGATAAGCTCCATGCACGTTTAGCTAGAGGTGCCGAAGAGACTGTACGTACAACGTTTCACTCGCACGGTATTGTCGAGCAGTATGAGGCGATTTATCGTGAGGTATTGGAGCAGGATATTGATGAAGACAGTTGA
- a CDS encoding tetratricopeptide repeat protein, translating to MSEFIHQWDQLYTAAHKNWHLFSAKEKEEQLHFLEEAAQSLLESWSDMEEKLIDLKQKKEGAAEVPSYESRGTSFFTLEMFEQASAAFLTEEASGEANDVRLLYLGYSFLYTEAYTKAIETFLYLIQSKAPAVISHFAYVGLGCLYTQLEDFDQAIYSFEKANELTTSMDVVYNLGVCHYVKKEYSQAAHYFKETIKELEEDGEAYFFLGCCLIESGYKREAWNCFLSALCLLYTDEALLAFAKVSEWHGHHQMAIHCYKRLESLGRRTIETRHGLAWNYALIEEYEHAIELFTELNQSGNDDESIAQSVRWLIAHWPHAQSEELSTHFQLN from the coding sequence ATGAGTGAATTTATTCACCAGTGGGATCAGCTGTATACGGCCGCGCATAAAAACTGGCATTTATTTTCAGCTAAAGAAAAAGAAGAGCAGCTGCATTTCCTAGAAGAAGCAGCGCAGTCATTATTAGAATCATGGAGTGACATGGAGGAAAAATTAATTGACCTCAAACAAAAAAAAGAGGGTGCAGCAGAAGTTCCAAGTTATGAAAGCCGAGGAACAAGCTTTTTCACATTAGAAATGTTTGAACAAGCAAGCGCGGCATTTTTAACTGAAGAGGCAAGCGGTGAAGCGAATGATGTGAGACTGCTTTATTTAGGATACTCCTTTTTATATACAGAGGCATACACAAAGGCGATTGAAACGTTTTTGTATTTGATTCAATCAAAAGCACCTGCTGTCATTTCACATTTTGCGTATGTAGGTTTAGGGTGTCTGTACACTCAGCTTGAGGATTTTGACCAAGCTATTTACTCCTTTGAAAAAGCGAATGAACTTACAACGAGTATGGATGTTGTGTATAATTTAGGAGTATGTCATTATGTGAAGAAAGAGTATAGTCAGGCCGCTCATTATTTTAAAGAAACGATTAAAGAATTAGAAGAAGACGGTGAAGCTTATTTCTTCTTAGGGTGCTGCTTGATTGAATCGGGATATAAAAGAGAAGCTTGGAACTGTTTTTTAAGTGCCTTATGCTTACTTTACACAGATGAGGCTCTTCTTGCTTTTGCTAAAGTGAGTGAGTGGCATGGTCATCATCAAATGGCGATTCACTGTTATAAGCGTCTCGAATCGTTAGGCAGACGTACAATTGAAACAAGGCATGGGCTAGCGTGGAATTATGCTCTTATCGAGGAGTATGAACATGCGATTGAATTATTTACAGAACTTAACCAATCAGGAAATGATGATGAGTCGATCGCTCAATCAGTTCGCTGGCTGATTGCACACTGGCCGCATGCACAATCAGAGGAACTATCAACTCACTTTCAACTTAATTGA
- the panB gene encoding 3-methyl-2-oxobutanoate hydroxymethyltransferase, which translates to MKTTATFKKMKREKEKITMMTAYDAPSAKHLEQAEVDMILVGDSLGMVVLGYDSTIPVTVDDMVLHTKAVKRGARNTFVVTDLPYLSYHADLTETFANAKRLMQEAGANAIKLEGAGEVIETIAKLTTAGVPVVGHLGLTPQSVAVMGGYKVQGKELEDARALREDAHALEAAGAFALVLECVPDSLAALISEELSIPVIGIGAGVDTDGQVLVYHDVIGYGSAHVPKFVKTYANVSDVIQEAVDRYVHDVKSRQFPENKHRFTMNEEVLAGLYGGRE; encoded by the coding sequence ATGAAAACGACAGCAACATTTAAGAAAATGAAGCGGGAAAAAGAAAAAATAACGATGATGACGGCTTACGATGCTCCTTCTGCTAAGCATCTAGAACAAGCAGAAGTGGACATGATTTTAGTCGGAGACTCGCTTGGAATGGTGGTTTTAGGTTACGATTCAACGATTCCAGTGACTGTAGATGATATGGTTCTGCATACAAAAGCCGTAAAGCGCGGGGCAAGAAATACGTTTGTCGTCACTGATCTCCCGTATTTATCCTATCATGCAGATCTCACTGAAACGTTTGCCAATGCAAAGCGCCTAATGCAAGAAGCTGGGGCAAATGCAATTAAGCTTGAAGGGGCAGGAGAAGTGATTGAGACGATCGCTAAATTAACGACCGCTGGAGTCCCGGTTGTGGGTCATTTAGGGTTAACACCTCAATCGGTGGCTGTGATGGGTGGATACAAGGTGCAAGGAAAAGAGCTAGAAGATGCCCGTGCTCTTAGAGAGGATGCTCATGCGCTAGAAGCTGCTGGTGCGTTTGCTTTGGTCCTTGAGTGTGTACCAGATTCACTTGCAGCCCTTATTTCAGAAGAACTATCGATTCCTGTGATTGGCATAGGTGCTGGTGTTGATACAGACGGACAGGTTCTTGTGTATCATGATGTAATTGGCTATGGTTCGGCTCATGTACCGAAATTTGTGAAAACGTATGCAAATGTATCTGACGTCATCCAAGAAGCAGTGGACCGGTATGTGCATGATGTGAAGTCCAGACAGTTTCCTGAAAATAAACACCGATTTACAATGAATGAAGAAGTGCTCGCAGGATTGTATGGTGGAAGAGAATGA
- the mgsA gene encoding methylglyoxal synthase: MRIALIAHDKKKDQMVQFAIAFEQILSKHELYGTGTTGTRIMEATDLSVTRFKSGPLGGDQQIGALVAENKFDLIVFFRDPLTAQPHEPDVSALVRLCDVQNVPLATNLGTAEVLIKGLERGDLKWREVFHQKGSDHE, translated from the coding sequence ATGAGGATTGCTTTAATTGCCCATGATAAAAAGAAAGATCAAATGGTACAGTTTGCGATTGCTTTTGAACAAATTTTATCTAAGCATGAACTTTACGGGACAGGTACAACTGGCACACGAATTATGGAAGCAACAGACTTATCTGTCACTCGTTTTAAATCTGGACCGCTTGGCGGCGATCAACAGATTGGTGCTCTTGTCGCTGAGAATAAATTTGATTTAATCGTCTTCTTCCGTGATCCTTTGACTGCACAGCCTCACGAACCAGATGTTTCTGCGCTAGTGCGATTATGTGATGTACAAAATGTTCCGCTGGCAACGAATCTTGGTACGGCAGAAGTGTTGATAAAAGGGTTAGAGCGCGGGGACCTGAAGTGGAGAGAAGTGTTCCACCAAAAGGGATCAGATCATGAGTAA
- the panC gene encoding pantoate--beta-alanine ligase, whose translation MRVVKTINALREEITAVKRKQQSIGFVPTMGYLHEGHMSLIEEARRQHDIVVLSIFVNPLQFGPNEDLERYPRDFVRDENIAKELGVDLLFYPDTKEMYPADPSMTIHVTEGVNVLCGKSRPGHFDGVTTVVMKLFMLVQPDQAYFGQKDAQQVAIITNMVDMFNIPVEVIPCPTVREEDGLAKSSRNVYLTDEERQEAPLIYQVLTQARSLIKEGELSPSEIVQFVKKELNSLQHAKMDYVELLTYPKLMPVTEKDKTILLAVAYTFKHARLIDNIIVSKGE comes from the coding sequence ATGAGAGTTGTTAAGACAATTAATGCGTTAAGAGAAGAAATAACAGCTGTCAAACGTAAGCAGCAGTCCATTGGGTTTGTTCCAACGATGGGTTATTTGCATGAAGGTCATATGAGCTTGATCGAAGAAGCTAGACGTCAACATGATATTGTCGTGCTGAGTATCTTTGTGAATCCGCTGCAGTTTGGACCGAATGAGGACTTAGAGCGTTACCCTAGAGATTTTGTCCGTGATGAAAACATAGCAAAAGAGCTCGGTGTGGATCTTTTATTTTATCCAGACACAAAGGAAATGTACCCGGCAGATCCATCAATGACCATTCACGTGACAGAAGGAGTGAATGTGTTATGCGGTAAAAGCCGTCCGGGTCATTTTGACGGGGTGACGACTGTTGTGATGAAGCTGTTCATGCTTGTTCAGCCTGATCAAGCTTATTTCGGGCAAAAGGATGCTCAGCAAGTCGCGATTATCACTAATATGGTGGATATGTTTAATATTCCGGTTGAAGTAATCCCATGCCCTACTGTCAGAGAAGAAGACGGCCTTGCTAAAAGTTCTCGAAATGTTTATTTAACAGACGAAGAGAGGCAAGAAGCCCCTCTTATCTATCAGGTGCTTACACAGGCGCGCAGTCTCATAAAAGAAGGCGAGCTGAGTCCAAGTGAGATCGTGCAATTTGTCAAAAAGGAATTAAACTCCCTACAGCATGCGAAAATGGACTATGTCGAATTGCTGACGTATCCGAAACTTATGCCTGTTACTGAAAAAGATAAGACGATCCTATTGGCCGTCGCCTATACGTTTAAACATGCACGTTTAATCGATAATATTATTGTATCAAAAGGAGAATAA